In a single window of the Dreissena polymorpha isolate Duluth1 chromosome 3, UMN_Dpol_1.0, whole genome shotgun sequence genome:
- the LOC127871852 gene encoding protein MEMO1-like produces MLKNKMGSAPVRKASHSGSWYSDDANELDRQLSGWLADCSKVAAPVRALIAPHAGYYYCGACGAHAYRQMDPARIKRVFILGPSHHVRLSGCALTGTEKYRTPFYDLNVDSKMNEELYASGPFETMSISTDEDEHSIEMQLPYIAKAMESKRGHFTVVPVLVGSLNQEKEALYGSIFAKYLADPDNFFVISSDFCHWGQRFSYTFYDKSAGDIWQSIESLDKMGMDIIERLDSKGFSSYLKQYQNTICGRHPIGVLLHTVDAMRSIGNGHHVSFRFLKYSQSSKCQNMRDSSVSYAAGVLTIQ; encoded by the exons CCAATGAATTGGACAGACAGTTGAGTGGCTGGTTGGCAGACTGTTCCAAAGTTGCTGCCCCTGTTAGGGCACTCATTGCACC TCATGCTGGTTACTACTACTGTGGTGCCTGTGGGGCACATGCGTATCGTCAGATGGACCCTGCTCGCAT AAAGCGTGTTTTCATCCTTGGTCCCTCCCACCACGTGCGACTGTCAGGGTGTGCTCTGACTGGAACAGAGAAGTACAGAACACCTTTCTATGATCTGAACGTTGACTCAAAAA TGAATGAGGAGTTGTATGCAAGTGGCCCATTCGAGACCATGAGTATATCAACAGACGAGGATGAACACAGTATTGAGATGCAGCTGCCATATATCGCTAAAGCAATGGAGAG TAAGCGGGGTCATTTCACAGTGGTTCCAGTATTGGTTGGGTCCTTAAACCAGGAAAAGGAAGCCCTTTATGGCTCAATTTTCGCCAAATACTTAGCAGATCCAGACAACTTTTTTGTCATTTCATCAGATTTTTGCCACTGGG GTCAGCGGTTCAGTTACACATTCTATGACAAGTCGGCCGGTGATATTTGGCAATCCATAGAATCTCTCGATAAAATG ggAATGGATATTATTGAGCGTTTAGATTCCAAGGGTTTTTCTTCCTACCTAAAACAGTATCAAAATACAATTTGTGGGCGACATCCTATAGGAGTACTGTTACAT ACGGTGGATGCAATGCGGAGCATAGGGAATGGTCACCACGTGTCTTTCAGGTTCCTTAAATATTCCCAGTCTAGCAAGTGTCAGAACATGAGGGACTCTTCAGTTAGCTACGCAGCTGGTGTGCTCACCATACAATGA